A single window of Salmo salar chromosome ssa21, Ssal_v3.1, whole genome shotgun sequence DNA harbors:
- the LOC106581814 gene encoding uridine phosphorylase 2-like isoform X1 — protein MSSILLNCMGAVTDHSEYSEPEVLFKNPQIHVKNPQLDTMEEDILYHFNLGTKTHNLPEMFGDIKPGMGVPSISIMLHKLIKLLHHARCIDFALFRIGTSGGVGLDPGTVVVTDKAVDCFFRAQFEQVVLGKVITRSTELDVGVSKELLQCSSELDDVPTVIGNTMCTSDFYEGQDRLDGALCSFSTEDKLEYLRKAYNTGVRNIEMESTVFRAMCHVCAIKINQSPMSLTFFDRENSVIKF, from the exons ATGTCATCTATTTTACTAAACTGTATGGGGGCTGTCACTGACCATTCTGAATATAGCGA ACCGGAGGTCCTTTTCAAGAACCCCCAGATCCATGTCAAGAACCCCCAATTGGATACAATGGAAGAGGACATTCTCTATCACTTCAACCTGGGTACCAAGACCCACAACCTACCTGAGATGTTTGGAGACATCAAG CCTGGTATGGGTGTCCCCTCCATCTCCATCATGCTCCATAAGCTCATCAAGCTGCTGCATCATGCCCGCTGCATCGACTTCGCCCTCTTCCGCATTGGCACCTCCGGTGGAGTTG GTCTGGACCCAGGAACAGTAGTGGTCACAGACAAGGCGGTGGACTGCTTCTTCCGCGCCCAGTTTGAGCAGGTGGTTCTAGGTAAGGTGATCACCAGGAGCACAGAGCTGGACGTGGGCGTATCCAAGGAGCTGCTGCAGTGCTCGTCCGAGTTAGACGACGTGCCCACCGTCATCGGAAACACCATGTGCACCAGTGACTTCTACGAAG GTCAGGATCGGCTTGATGGAGctctctgctccttctccacTGAAGACAAGCTGGAGTACCTAAGGAAAGCCTATAACACAGGAGTCAGGAATATTGAGATGGAGTCCACCGTCTTCCGAGCCATGTGTCATGTCTGTGccatcaaaataaatcagtcTCCAATGTCACTAACTTTCTTTGACAGGGAAAATTCAGTAATCAAATTTTAA
- the LOC106581814 gene encoding uridine phosphorylase 2-like isoform X2 — MSSILLNCMGAVTDHSEYSEPEVLFKNPQIHVKNPQLDTMEEDILYHFNLGTKTHNLPEMFGDIKPGMGVPSISIMLHKLIKLLHHARCIDFALFRIGTSGGVGLDPGTVVVTDKAVDCFFRAQFEQVVLGKVITRSTELDVGVSKELLQCSSELDDVPTVIGNTMCTSDFYEGQDRLDGALCSFSTEDKLEYLRKAYNTGVRNIEMESTVFRAMCHRLSSV; from the exons ATGTCATCTATTTTACTAAACTGTATGGGGGCTGTCACTGACCATTCTGAATATAGCGA ACCGGAGGTCCTTTTCAAGAACCCCCAGATCCATGTCAAGAACCCCCAATTGGATACAATGGAAGAGGACATTCTCTATCACTTCAACCTGGGTACCAAGACCCACAACCTACCTGAGATGTTTGGAGACATCAAG CCTGGTATGGGTGTCCCCTCCATCTCCATCATGCTCCATAAGCTCATCAAGCTGCTGCATCATGCCCGCTGCATCGACTTCGCCCTCTTCCGCATTGGCACCTCCGGTGGAGTTG GTCTGGACCCAGGAACAGTAGTGGTCACAGACAAGGCGGTGGACTGCTTCTTCCGCGCCCAGTTTGAGCAGGTGGTTCTAGGTAAGGTGATCACCAGGAGCACAGAGCTGGACGTGGGCGTATCCAAGGAGCTGCTGCAGTGCTCGTCCGAGTTAGACGACGTGCCCACCGTCATCGGAAACACCATGTGCACCAGTGACTTCTACGAAG GTCAGGATCGGCTTGATGGAGctctctgctccttctccacTGAAGACAAGCTGGAGTACCTAAGGAAAGCCTATAACACAGGAGTCAGGAATATTGAGATGGAGTCCACCGTCTTCCGAGCCATGTGTCAT CGGCTGTCGTCTGTGTGA